The following proteins are co-located in the bacterium genome:
- a CDS encoding T9SS type A sorting domain-containing protein, translating to PSESGLGDWSFSNTGSRSNPGSGGNGGGFCQIGDGTGISYAYAPSRFLGNWFPLIGLASMTIDLRRLSSSGDPLVVSEFIRLSGPGGTAVVAMPAGDLPPVGRVWRSYSFPLEAASWTVTAGTWDALLANVTECRLQLEFAGSTETVGFDNFGRLAPGCAPLDLPVVVHASDVELCDHFGFAGISTVALNPADGLLYGLVDLASSSGGGLWALAGDIAGTRLAAFAQPTGLLFDAAGNAFVSEDYGGEIFRFALDSGTSLWVSGFHSGDDDPCGLCFAPAGFDGPNVDPGDILVTDCGSGGADEVWAFSAAVAENERQVMPHTGDRDFRDITAGDTGEVYLAGTIDPTTVSLLAPDGARTTLSLATPIAGMIGIAYDGVMDALYVIATGDSSLRRIDPTTGAVTLVADGFAGFNNCGIDIDSAGRRLWVADYGAGRVYEFCLASGSAAGDFGPAAGASLLAGLSAWPNPARTAVGVRFALRAETEARLEVYDLAGRLVRRLLADRLPAGERSLNWDGRDAAGRRVASGLYLLRLSAGEEVRSARVVILR from the coding sequence CCCCTCGGAGAGCGGGCTCGGCGACTGGTCCTTCTCGAATACGGGCAGCAGGTCGAACCCGGGCAGCGGCGGCAACGGAGGCGGCTTCTGCCAGATCGGCGACGGCACGGGGATTTCCTACGCCTACGCGCCCTCGCGCTTCCTCGGCAACTGGTTTCCGCTCATCGGCCTCGCCAGCATGACGATCGACCTGCGCCGGCTGAGCAGCAGCGGCGATCCGCTGGTTGTCTCCGAGTTCATTCGCCTCTCCGGGCCCGGCGGCACGGCGGTGGTGGCGATGCCGGCCGGAGACTTGCCGCCGGTCGGCCGCGTCTGGCGCAGCTACAGCTTTCCCCTGGAAGCGGCAAGCTGGACCGTCACCGCCGGCACCTGGGATGCACTGCTCGCCAACGTGACGGAGTGCCGCCTGCAACTGGAGTTCGCCGGTAGCACGGAGACCGTCGGCTTCGACAACTTCGGGCGCCTGGCGCCCGGCTGTGCGCCGCTGGACCTGCCGGTGGTCGTGCACGCGAGCGATGTCGAGCTCTGCGATCACTTCGGCTTTGCCGGCATCTCGACCGTGGCGCTGAATCCGGCCGACGGCCTGCTCTACGGCCTCGTGGACCTGGCCTCGAGTTCGGGCGGTGGTCTCTGGGCGCTGGCGGGCGACATCGCGGGCACGCGCCTCGCGGCCTTCGCTCAACCCACGGGGCTGCTCTTCGACGCGGCGGGCAACGCCTTCGTCAGCGAGGACTACGGCGGCGAGATCTTCCGCTTCGCACTGGACAGCGGCACCTCGCTCTGGGTCTCGGGCTTTCACAGCGGCGACGACGATCCTTGTGGCCTCTGCTTTGCGCCGGCCGGCTTCGACGGGCCGAACGTGGATCCGGGTGACATCCTGGTCACGGACTGCGGCAGCGGTGGAGCCGACGAGGTCTGGGCCTTCTCGGCCGCCGTGGCCGAGAACGAGCGCCAGGTGATGCCCCACACCGGCGACCGCGACTTCCGCGACATCACCGCCGGCGACACCGGCGAGGTCTATCTCGCGGGCACGATCGATCCCACGACCGTGAGCCTGCTTGCGCCAGACGGCGCGCGGACGACACTCTCGCTCGCGACCCCCATCGCGGGGATGATCGGCATCGCCTACGACGGGGTGATGGACGCGCTCTACGTGATCGCAACGGGCGACAGCAGCCTGCGCCGCATCGACCCGACGACCGGCGCCGTCACGCTCGTGGCCGACGGCTTCGCCGGCTTCAACAACTGCGGCATCGACATCGACAGCGCGGGCCGCCGGCTCTGGGTCGCGGACTACGGCGCGGGGCGGGTCTACGAGTTCTGCCTGGCCTCGGGCTCCGCGGCGGGCGATTTCGGGCCCGCGGCTGGCGCCAGCTTGCTGGCGGGCCTGAGTGCCTGGCCCAATCCCGCGCGGACGGCGGTCGGGGTGCGCTTCGCGCTGCGCGCCGAGACCGAGGCGCGCCTGGAGGTCTACGATCTCGCGGGTCGCCTCGTGCGGCGGCTGCTGGCGGATCGGCTGCCGGCCGGCGAGCGCTCGCTCAACTGGGACGGCCGCGACGCGGCCGGCCGCCGCGTCGCCAGCGGGCTCTACCTGCTGCGCCTGTCGGCGGGCGAGGAAGTGCGCAGCGCGCGGGTCGTGATCCTGCGCTAG